The following are encoded in a window of Sulfitobacter sp. S190 genomic DNA:
- the tdh gene encoding L-threonine 3-dehydrogenase — protein MSNEMQALAKLYPREGLWRTTAPVPEIGPEDVLIKINRTGICGTDVHIWNWDAWAARTVPIPLITGHEFAGEIVEMGRNVEGLTLGQRCSGEGHLIGKNSRQSRAGKFHLDPATRGIGVNEQGAFAQYLRLPAFNVVPLPDRISDDIGAILDPLGNAVHTALSFDLVGEDVLITGAGPIGIMAAAVARHVGARHVVITDINADRLALAQKVADIVPVNVTQEDLRDVIARLGMTQGFDVGLEMSGNQRALDQMVDALTMGGRIAMLGIPPGKSPVDWSRIVFKAITLKGVYGREIFETWYKMIAMLENGLDVSNVITHRFSAADFEAGFDAMRAGSSGKVVLDWTGL, from the coding sequence ATGAGCAATGAGATGCAGGCTCTGGCCAAACTCTACCCGCGCGAAGGGCTGTGGCGTACCACGGCTCCGGTGCCCGAAATCGGGCCGGAAGATGTTTTGATCAAGATCAACCGTACCGGCATTTGCGGCACCGACGTACACATTTGGAACTGGGATGCGTGGGCCGCCCGGACGGTCCCGATCCCGTTGATCACGGGTCATGAGTTTGCCGGCGAAATTGTCGAGATGGGGCGCAATGTCGAAGGACTGACACTGGGTCAGCGGTGTTCGGGCGAGGGGCATCTGATCGGCAAGAACTCCCGTCAAAGCCGCGCCGGAAAATTCCACCTCGATCCGGCGACCCGGGGCATCGGTGTCAACGAACAGGGCGCTTTCGCGCAGTATTTGCGCCTGCCCGCATTCAACGTTGTCCCGCTGCCCGATCGAATTTCCGATGATATCGGCGCCATACTCGATCCGCTTGGCAATGCCGTCCATACCGCGCTGAGCTTTGATCTGGTGGGCGAGGACGTGCTGATCACCGGCGCAGGCCCCATCGGGATCATGGCCGCGGCAGTCGCGCGTCATGTGGGCGCGCGCCATGTGGTTATCACGGACATCAACGCCGACAGGCTGGCACTGGCGCAAAAGGTTGCGGATATCGTCCCCGTCAACGTAACACAGGAGGATTTGCGGGATGTGATCGCACGGTTGGGGATGACACAGGGCTTTGACGTGGGTCTTGAGATGTCTGGCAACCAACGGGCGCTTGACCAGATGGTCGATGCGCTGACGATGGGGGGCCGCATCGCGATGCTGGGTATTCCACCGGGCAAATCCCCCGTCGACTGGAGCCGGATCGTATTCAAGGCGATCACGCTCAAAGGTGTCTATGGACGCGAGATTTTTGAGACCTGGTACAAGATGATTGCGATGCTCGAGAATGGTCTGGATGTCTCCAACGTGATCACCCACCGGTTTTCCGCTGCGGACTTCGAAGCCGGATTTGACGCGATGCGCGCAGGATCATCGGGCAAAGTCGTCCTGGACTGGACC